One window from the genome of Cryptomeria japonica chromosome 6, Sugi_1.0, whole genome shotgun sequence encodes:
- the LOC131064999 gene encoding ATP sulfurylase 1, chloroplastic isoform X1, with the protein MLRTTNVQSPFCKTHLFPIHSHLRINHVRFKYRTGLLESPMCLSMRKGSYIRCSLIEPDGGKLVDLIVPESQRDSRRKEARSLPQIRLSRIDLEWAHVVSEGWASPLKGFMRQTEFLQTLHFNCLRLQDGSFVNMSVPIVLAIDDLQKEAIGQRKDVALLNQNGKLIAIMRNIEIYKHNKEERIARTWGTTAPGLPYVEEAIAHAGKWLIGGDLEVIEQIRYNDGLDHYRLSPKQLREEFERRNADAVFAFQLRNPVHNGHALLMTDTRRRLLDMGYKNPILLLHPLGGFTKSDDVPLSWRMKQHDKVLEEGVLDPETTVVAIFPSPMHYAGPTEVQWHAKARINAGADFYIVGRDPAGMGHPTKKRDLYDPDHGKMVLSMSPGLERLNILPFRVAAYDKRQNKMAFFDPSRSDDFLFISGTKMRNLAKNGENPPDGFMCSGGWKVLVEYYQSLQSKTNQHKEAVAV; encoded by the exons ATGTTGAGAACAACCAATGTTCAGTCTCCGTTTTGCAAAACCCATCTTTTTCCTATACATAGTCACCTGCGCATAAACCATGTTCGTTTCAAATACAGAACCGGTTTGCTTGAATCCCCGATGTGCCTCTCAATGAGAAAAGGCAGTTACATTAGGTGTTCTCTGATTGAGCCTGATGGTGGGAAGCTCGTGGACCTGATTGTTCCAGAGAGCCAAAGGGATTCTAGAAGGAAGGAAGCTCGTTCATTGCCTCAAATAAGGCTTTCAAGGATTGATTTAGAATGGGCCCATGTTGTGAGCGAAGGATGGGCTAGCCCTCTCAAGGGCTTCATGAGACAGACCGAGTTCCTCCAAACTCTTCATTTCAATTGCCTCAGGCTGCAGGATGGTTCCTTTGTTAACATGTCAGTGCCCATTGTTTTGGCCATTGATGACTTGCAGAAGGAAGCAATTGGCCAGCGTAAGGATGTTGCATTACTGAATCAGAATGGGAAACTTATTGCAATTATGAGAAA cattgaaatttataaacataACAAAGAGGAACGCATTGCAAGAACATGGGGAACAACAGCTCCAGGATTGCCATATGTGGAAGAAGCAATAGCTCATGCGGGGAAATGGTTAATTGGAGGTGATCTGGAGGTCATAGAGCAGATAAGATACAATGATGGTTTAGATCACTACAGGCTTTCTCCTAAACAACTCCGTGAAGAATTTGAAAGACGCAATGCAGATGCAGTGTTTGCTTTCCAGTTAAGAAATCCAGTTCATAATGGACATGCCTTGCTAATGACAGATACCCGTAGACGTCTTCTTGATATGGGCTACAAGAATCCTATCTTACTCCTGCATCCATTGGGTGGCTTTACAAAATCGGATGATGTGCCTCTTAGTTGGCGAATGAAACAACATGACAAG GTTCTTGAAGAAGGTGTCCTTGATCCAGAGACAACAGTTGTGGCCATTTTCCCCTCTCCCATGCATTATGCAGGGCCAACAGAAGTTCAGTGGCATGCTAAGGCTCGGATAAATGCTGGGGCGGACTTTTATATTGTTGGTCGGGATCCTGCTGGCATGGGTCATCCTACGAAGAAAAGAGACTTGTATGACCCAGATCATGGAAAGATGGTTCTCAGTATGTCTCCTGGCCTAGagaggctcaacattctcccattCAGG GTTGCTGCCTATGACAAAAGGCAAAACAAAATGGCATTTTTTGATCCATCACGATCTGATGATTTTCTCTTCATTTCAGGCACTAAG ATGCGTAATCTTGCCAAAAATGGCGAGAATCCTCCAGATGGTTTCATGTGTAGTGGTGGATGGAAAGTGCTGGTTGAGTACTACCAGAGTTTGCAATCTAAGACCAATCAACATAAAGAAGCTGTAGCAGTATAG
- the LOC131064999 gene encoding ATP sulfurylase 1, chloroplastic isoform X2: MNKETVMSYKNVVTRNSGCGCGDGIEIYKHNKEERIARTWGTTAPGLPYVEEAIAHAGKWLIGGDLEVIEQIRYNDGLDHYRLSPKQLREEFERRNADAVFAFQLRNPVHNGHALLMTDTRRRLLDMGYKNPILLLHPLGGFTKSDDVPLSWRMKQHDKVLEEGVLDPETTVVAIFPSPMHYAGPTEVQWHAKARINAGADFYIVGRDPAGMGHPTKKRDLYDPDHGKMVLSMSPGLERLNILPFRVAAYDKRQNKMAFFDPSRSDDFLFISGTKMRNLAKNGENPPDGFMCSGGWKVLVEYYQSLQSKTNQHKEAVAV, from the exons ATGAATAAGGAGACAGTTATGTCCTATAAAAATGTGGTCACCAGAAATTCTGGATGTGGATGTGGGGACGG cattgaaatttataaacataACAAAGAGGAACGCATTGCAAGAACATGGGGAACAACAGCTCCAGGATTGCCATATGTGGAAGAAGCAATAGCTCATGCGGGGAAATGGTTAATTGGAGGTGATCTGGAGGTCATAGAGCAGATAAGATACAATGATGGTTTAGATCACTACAGGCTTTCTCCTAAACAACTCCGTGAAGAATTTGAAAGACGCAATGCAGATGCAGTGTTTGCTTTCCAGTTAAGAAATCCAGTTCATAATGGACATGCCTTGCTAATGACAGATACCCGTAGACGTCTTCTTGATATGGGCTACAAGAATCCTATCTTACTCCTGCATCCATTGGGTGGCTTTACAAAATCGGATGATGTGCCTCTTAGTTGGCGAATGAAACAACATGACAAG GTTCTTGAAGAAGGTGTCCTTGATCCAGAGACAACAGTTGTGGCCATTTTCCCCTCTCCCATGCATTATGCAGGGCCAACAGAAGTTCAGTGGCATGCTAAGGCTCGGATAAATGCTGGGGCGGACTTTTATATTGTTGGTCGGGATCCTGCTGGCATGGGTCATCCTACGAAGAAAAGAGACTTGTATGACCCAGATCATGGAAAGATGGTTCTCAGTATGTCTCCTGGCCTAGagaggctcaacattctcccattCAGG GTTGCTGCCTATGACAAAAGGCAAAACAAAATGGCATTTTTTGATCCATCACGATCTGATGATTTTCTCTTCATTTCAGGCACTAAG ATGCGTAATCTTGCCAAAAATGGCGAGAATCCTCCAGATGGTTTCATGTGTAGTGGTGGATGGAAAGTGCTGGTTGAGTACTACCAGAGTTTGCAATCTAAGACCAATCAACATAAAGAAGCTGTAGCAGTATAG